One stretch of Hymenobacter chitinivorans DSM 11115 DNA includes these proteins:
- a CDS encoding YtxH domain-containing protein — protein MKDNNGKIILSLLAGATAGVVAGLLLAPETGEETRSGLKKSASKWTDDLGKLLKDSLAKINAAQTGDAATNAGDESRSAADDVLNSMSQDTGTSSHATTAANTPGAPAEETTNPEASGTSEYGRTL, from the coding sequence ATGAAAGACAACAATGGTAAAATAATCCTTTCCCTGCTGGCGGGTGCCACCGCCGGTGTAGTAGCGGGCCTGCTGCTGGCCCCCGAAACCGGCGAGGAAACCCGCTCCGGGCTGAAGAAGTCGGCCTCGAAGTGGACCGACGACCTGGGCAAGCTGCTCAAGGACTCCCTGGCCAAAATCAACGCCGCCCAAACCGGGGATGCTGCCACCAACGCCGGCGACGAAAGCCGCAGCGCCGCCGACGACGTGCTCAACTCCATGAGCCAGGATACCGGCACCAGCTCCCACGCCACCACGGCCGCCAATACGCCCGGCGCCCCGGCCGAGGAAACTACCAACCCCGAAGCCTCGGGCACGAGCGAGTACGGCCGGACGCTCTAA